One genomic segment of Brassica napus cultivar Da-Ae chromosome A3, Da-Ae, whole genome shotgun sequence includes these proteins:
- the LOC106353076 gene encoding protein ABHD18-like → MTTRLGTLHYVIDHIYGAFMHRTRITPPFFSRGWGGPNLELLERMAKQLFHMYLEGHNCPPPPLVRPVWRTVWETKTARLREGVFQTPCDDELTAALPPESRTARVAWLVPKDVPPQKMSCVVHLAGTGDHTYDRRLRLGGPLVKQNIATMVLESPFYGRRRPFLQRGARLLCVSDLLLLGRATIEESRSLIHWLDVEEGFGKMGVCGLSMGGVHASMVGSLHPTPVATLPFLSPHSAVVAFCEGILKYGTAWEALREELAAQKITMTLDEVRERMRSVLSLTDVTRFPVPKNPEAVIFVAATDDGYIPKHSVLELQKAWPGSEVRWVRGGHVSSFILHNDEFRKAIVDGLDRVDWKESW, encoded by the exons ATGACAACCAGATTGGGCACGCTCCATTACGTAATCGACCACATATACGGAGCCTTTATGCACCGGACGAGGATAACGCCACCCTTCTTCTCGCGAGGATGGGGTGGTCCCAACCTCGAGCTCCTCGAGCGGATGGCTAAACAGCTCTTCCACATGTATCTCGAAGGCCATAACTGTCCACCACCACCGTTGGTCCGTCCTGTGTGGAGAACCGTCTGGGAGACGAAGACCGCTCGTCTCAGAGAAGGCGTTTTCCAAACTCCCTGCGACGACGAGCTTACCGCTGCTCTGCCTCCTGAGTCTCGCACGGCCAGAGTCGCTTGGCTTGTTCCTAAAGACGTTCCTCCCCAGAAGATGTCATGTGTTGTTCATCTCGCAG GCACGGGTGATCATACATATGACAGGAGATTGCGTCTGGGTGGACCTTTGGTGAAGCAAAACATTGCGACAATGGTGCTGGAAAG CCCTTTCTATGGACGAAGGCGTCCGTTTCTACAACGTGGAGCGAGGCTCCTCTGTGTTAGTGATCTGCTTTTACTAGGGAGGGCAACGATTGAAGAGTCTCGCAGTCTTATTCACTGGCTAGATGTGGAGGAAGGCTTTGGAAAGATGGGTGTTTGTGGGCTGAGTATGG GAGGAGTGCATGCATCGATGGTGGGATCACTTCATCCAACACCAGTTGCAACACTTCCGTTCCTATCTCCGCACTCTGCAGTCGTTGCCTTCTGCGAAGGAATACTAAAGTATGGAACCGCTTGGGAGGCACTAAGGGAAGAGCTTGCAGCGCAGAAGATTACAATGACACTTGATGAAGTCAGAGAGAGGATGAGAAGTGTTCTCTCCCTCACAGATGTCACTCGCTTCCCTGTCCCCAAAAACCCCGAAGCTGTCATCTTTGTTGCTGCAACT GATGATGGATACATACCGAAGCACTCTGTGTTGGAGCTTCAAAAGGCGTGGCCTGGTTCAGAAGTGAGATGGGTTAGAGGTGGACACGTGTCCTCTTTTATTCTCCACAATGATGAGTTTCGTAAGGCGATAGTGGACGGTCTCGATAGAGTAGACTGGAAGGAGTCATGGTGA